A genomic region of Methylobacterium durans contains the following coding sequences:
- a CDS encoding MucR family transcriptional regulator has protein sequence MTENTEGQSPDFVGLAADIVSAYVSNNPLPVAELPALLTSVHVALTGLTSGAPQAAEEEVEKATPSQIRKSITPDALISFIDGRSYKTLKRHLTGHGLDPHSYRQRFGLPNDYPMVCASYAAQRSELAKSIGLGRPGARATEGETAEAPTSRGRRKAA, from the coding sequence GTGACAGAAAATACTGAGGGGCAGAGCCCCGACTTCGTTGGGCTCGCAGCTGACATCGTCTCGGCCTACGTGTCCAACAATCCTCTGCCGGTCGCTGAGTTGCCGGCTCTCCTCACCAGCGTGCACGTGGCGCTGACCGGCCTCACGAGCGGCGCGCCTCAGGCCGCTGAGGAAGAGGTCGAGAAGGCCACGCCTTCGCAGATCCGTAAGTCGATCACGCCGGACGCCCTGATCTCGTTCATCGATGGCCGATCGTACAAGACGCTGAAGCGGCACCTGACCGGACATGGGCTTGATCCGCACAGCTACCGCCAGCGCTTCGGGCTGCCCAACGACTATCCGATGGTGTGCGCCAGCTACGCCGCCCAGCGCTCCGAGCTTGCCAAGTCCATCGGCCTCGGCCGCCCGGGCGCACGTGCCACTGAGGGTGAGACTGCCGAAGCTCCGACGAGCCGCGGGCGCCGCAAGGCGGCCTGA
- a CDS encoding PilZ domain-containing protein, whose protein sequence is MLIAGQERRRSVRTTANLPGTATFTSGRQVACTVVDHSDTGAKLAFTSIGLLPERFELTFGVRKARTVSVVWRRGAEVGVAFV, encoded by the coding sequence ATGCTAATTGCTGGGCAAGAACGACGCCGATCCGTACGCACCACCGCCAATCTACCGGGGACAGCTACCTTCACGAGCGGTCGACAGGTCGCCTGCACCGTCGTGGATCATTCGGACACCGGCGCGAAGCTGGCCTTCACCTCGATCGGGTTGCTGCCGGAACGCTTCGAACTCACGTTTGGGGTGCGGAAAGCTCGGACAGTCAGCGTCGTGTGGCGGCGCGGGGCGGAGGTCGGCGTCGCCTTCGTGTAG
- the istB gene encoding IS21-like element helper ATPase IstB produces the protein MSPARDETTPGVLLAHHLKQLKLPTVLREYDKVARECAQSGLDHPRYLLRLVELELIDRERRMVERRIRAARFPAVKSLDTFDFAAIPRLNKMLVLELARCGYILGRENVIALGNSGTGKTHIALALGLAACQKGFPVTFTTAASLVNQLREARDERRLLRLQRELAAVKLLIVDELGYVPLSSTGAELLFEVFSQRYERGSTVVTSNLPFEDWTSVLGSERLTGALLDRLTHHVSILSLNGDSYRLKASRIRRSRLGAAEQNQASANPYDPETGEVLPT, from the coding sequence ATGAGCCCGGCGCGTGACGAGACCACGCCGGGCGTCCTGCTCGCTCACCATCTCAAGCAACTCAAGCTGCCCACCGTGCTGCGCGAGTATGACAAGGTCGCCCGCGAGTGCGCTCAGAGCGGTCTCGACCACCCGCGCTACCTGCTGCGGCTGGTCGAGTTAGAACTGATCGACCGCGAGCGGCGCATGGTCGAGCGCCGGATCCGGGCGGCCCGCTTCCCGGCGGTGAAGAGCCTCGACACCTTCGACTTTGCCGCCATCCCGAGGCTGAACAAGATGCTCGTGCTGGAACTGGCGCGCTGCGGCTACATCCTCGGCCGGGAGAACGTGATCGCGCTCGGTAACTCGGGCACCGGCAAGACCCACATCGCCTTGGCTCTCGGCCTGGCGGCCTGCCAGAAGGGCTTCCCGGTCACGTTCACCACTGCGGCCTCGCTGGTCAACCAGCTCCGGGAGGCGCGCGACGAGCGCCGCCTGCTCAGGCTTCAGCGCGAGCTGGCCGCGGTGAAGCTCCTCATCGTCGACGAACTCGGCTACGTGCCGCTGTCGTCGACAGGGGCGGAGTTGCTGTTTGAGGTTTTCTCGCAGCGCTACGAGCGCGGCTCGACCGTGGTGACCTCGAACCTGCCGTTCGAGGACTGGACGTCGGTTCTGGGCTCGGAGCGGCTGACCGGTGCGTTGCTCGACCGGCTGACCCACCACGTCAGCATCTTGAGCCTGAATGGCGACAGCTACCGCCTCAAAGCCTCCCGCATCCGGCGCAGCCGTCTCGGCGCGGCGGAGCAAAACCAGGCCAGCGCCAATCCCTATGATCCCGAGACGGGCGAGGTCCTGCCGACCTGA
- the istA gene encoding IS21 family transposase, with protein MFAVEVYAAVRQFVFIEGNSRREAARVFGLSRETIAKMCRFSLPPGYTRAKPVEKPKLGPLLPVIAAILEADRTAPVKQRHTAKRIFERLRDEHGYAGGYTVVKDHVRICRAQGRETFVPLAHPPGHAQVDFGEAVATIGGVRCKIHFFCLDLPHSDACFVKAYPRETTEAFLDGHVAAFAFFGGVPLSILYDNTKIAVAKICGDGKRERTRAFTELVSHSLFRDRFGRPGKGNDKGKVEGLVKFARSNFMTPAPEAASFEALNADLERRCRARQDERAGRRPESIGTRLLADRAGLRALPEVPLEPCEKRAARVSSTALVRYHGNDYSVPAAYGFRDVLVKGFVDEVVILCGGIEIARHARSYGTGIFVSQPLHYLALIETKPNALDQAAALQGWDLPEMFQHLRHLLEARMGNRGKREFIQVLRLMEAMPQAVVAAAVTEAIRLGAPGFDAVKLIALARLERRPPRLDLAAYPHLPRTTVRTTVAADYAVLVPEVAA; from the coding sequence ATGTTTGCCGTGGAAGTCTACGCGGCCGTTCGGCAGTTCGTGTTCATCGAGGGCAACTCTCGGCGTGAGGCGGCTCGGGTCTTCGGGCTGAGCCGAGAGACGATCGCCAAGATGTGCCGGTTCTCTCTGCCGCCGGGCTACACGCGCGCGAAGCCGGTCGAGAAGCCGAAGCTCGGACCTCTTCTCCCGGTGATCGCGGCGATCCTGGAGGCGGACCGGACTGCACCGGTGAAGCAGCGGCACACGGCCAAGCGGATCTTCGAGCGTCTGCGCGACGAGCACGGCTATGCCGGCGGCTACACGGTGGTGAAGGACCATGTCCGGATCTGCCGGGCGCAGGGGCGGGAGACCTTCGTGCCACTCGCCCATCCGCCCGGCCACGCCCAGGTCGACTTCGGCGAGGCGGTGGCCACGATCGGCGGCGTGCGGTGCAAGATCCATTTCTTCTGCCTGGACCTGCCGCACTCCGACGCCTGCTTTGTGAAGGCGTATCCACGGGAGACGACGGAAGCCTTCCTCGACGGCCATGTCGCCGCCTTTGCCTTCTTCGGCGGCGTGCCGCTGTCGATTCTGTACGACAACACCAAGATCGCGGTGGCCAAGATCTGCGGCGACGGAAAGCGCGAGCGCACCCGCGCCTTCACCGAGTTGGTGAGCCACTCCCTGTTCCGGGATCGCTTCGGTCGTCCGGGCAAAGGCAACGACAAGGGTAAGGTCGAAGGGCTGGTCAAGTTCGCCCGGTCCAACTTCATGACCCCGGCCCCGGAGGCCGCTTCGTTCGAGGCGCTGAACGCCGATCTGGAGCGCCGCTGCCGGGCACGGCAGGATGAGCGAGCTGGTCGGCGGCCTGAGAGCATCGGCACGCGGCTCCTGGCCGACCGCGCGGGCCTGCGGGCCCTGCCGGAGGTGCCGCTGGAGCCGTGCGAGAAGCGGGCGGCACGCGTCTCCTCGACGGCGCTGGTGCGCTACCATGGTAACGACTACTCGGTGCCCGCGGCCTACGGCTTCCGGGACGTGCTGGTGAAGGGCTTCGTCGACGAGGTCGTGATCCTGTGCGGCGGGATCGAGATCGCCCGGCACGCGCGCAGCTACGGCACCGGCATCTTCGTGTCCCAGCCGCTGCACTACCTCGCGCTGATCGAGACCAAGCCGAACGCCCTCGATCAGGCGGCGGCTCTCCAGGGCTGGGATCTGCCCGAGATGTTCCAGCATCTGCGCCACCTCCTGGAAGCGCGCATGGGCAACCGGGGCAAGCGCGAGTTCATCCAGGTGCTGCGCCTGATGGAGGCGATGCCCCAGGCCGTGGTGGCCGCAGCCGTCACGGAGGCGATCCGGCTCGGGGCGCCGGGCTTCGACGCGGTCAAGCTGATCGCGCTCGCCCGGCTCGAACGCCGACCGCCCCGGCTCGACTTGGCAGCCTATCCGCATCTGCCCAGAACCACGGTGAGGACCACCGTGGCGGCTGACTACGCGGTGTTGGTGCCAGAGGTGGCAGCATGA
- a CDS encoding DUF6538 domain-containing protein, whose product MKRKGTSFHQFVQRIPADVAAKVRGMKLAIPVGEGVANLIISEKAKDIRTSLRTRDPQEAKSRQAAAVAYLEGLWRSVREGPRRLTHKETVALAGEVYRAWTEPLEDNPGPVERWVRAEVENLRAEFGRRGRAALMILPDDERSIRSIEERVGGFSDALVAKRGLLIDAESCVGR is encoded by the coding sequence ATGAAGCGCAAGGGCACTTCCTTCCATCAGTTCGTCCAACGCATCCCGGCCGATGTGGCCGCGAAAGTCCGTGGGATGAAGCTGGCCATTCCAGTAGGCGAGGGGGTCGCAAACCTCATCATCTCCGAGAAGGCCAAGGACATTCGCACCTCTCTTCGCACCCGCGATCCACAGGAGGCGAAGTCACGTCAGGCAGCGGCTGTGGCTTACCTTGAAGGTCTCTGGCGCTCCGTTCGTGAAGGCCCTCGCAGGCTCACCCACAAGGAAACGGTGGCCTTGGCCGGTGAGGTCTACCGTGCGTGGACAGAGCCTCTGGAGGACAATCCTGGCCCAGTCGAGCGGTGGGTTCGTGCAGAGGTAGAGAACCTGCGTGCGGAGTTCGGCCGGCGCGGTCGCGCGGCTCTCATGATCCTGCCTGACGACGAGCGCAGCATCAGGAGCATCGAGGAGCGTGTGGGAGGCTTCTCAGACGCGCTGGTTGCGAAGCGCGGGCTTCTGATCGACGCTGAGAGCTGTGTAGGGCGGTGA
- a CDS encoding 2-hydroxyacid dehydrogenase: MQPLVMEGLQRDFVLHRLDEAPARDGFLAEVGPRIRAMAVNAHAPVDADLLARLPNLEIVASFGVGYDTIDVGAARSRGIVVTNTPDVLSDEVADLALGLLLATLRQIPQADRYLRAGRWPEKSFPLTATLRNRTVGILGLGRIGRAIARRLEGFGVDIAYHGRSPQDVPYAYHASLPDLARASDVLMIVAPGGPETRGIVNAAVLEALGPQGIVVNVARGSLVDEAALIAALRSGTILGAGLDVFAGEPHVPDALTAMDHVVLLPHVGSGSVHTRAAMGQLIVDNLTAWFAGKGPLTPVPETPWSGQP; encoded by the coding sequence ATGCAACCCCTCGTCATGGAGGGTCTGCAGCGGGACTTCGTCCTGCACCGTCTCGACGAGGCCCCGGCGCGGGACGGGTTCCTCGCGGAGGTGGGGCCGCGGATCCGGGCCATGGCGGTCAACGCGCACGCGCCGGTCGATGCGGACCTCCTCGCCCGCCTGCCGAACCTTGAGATCGTGGCGAGCTTCGGCGTCGGCTACGACACGATCGACGTCGGCGCCGCGCGAAGCCGCGGCATTGTGGTCACGAACACGCCGGACGTGCTCTCGGACGAGGTCGCCGACCTCGCGCTCGGCCTCCTCCTCGCCACGCTCCGCCAGATCCCTCAGGCCGACCGCTACCTGCGGGCCGGGCGCTGGCCGGAAAAATCGTTCCCGCTCACCGCCACCCTGCGAAACCGTACCGTCGGCATCCTCGGCCTCGGGCGGATCGGCCGCGCGATCGCCCGCCGTCTCGAGGGTTTCGGCGTCGACATCGCCTATCACGGACGCTCGCCTCAGGACGTGCCCTACGCCTATCACGCCTCGCTCCCCGACCTTGCACGGGCCTCGGACGTGCTGATGATCGTCGCACCGGGCGGACCCGAGACGCGGGGCATCGTGAACGCCGCGGTGCTGGAGGCGCTCGGGCCCCAGGGCATCGTCGTCAACGTCGCCCGCGGCAGCCTCGTCGACGAGGCGGCGCTGATCGCGGCCCTGCGATCGGGCACGATCCTCGGGGCGGGGCTCGACGTGTTCGCCGGCGAACCGCACGTGCCGGACGCGCTGACGGCGATGGATCACGTCGTCCTGCTGCCGCATGTCGGCTCGGGATCCGTGCACACCCGCGCCGCGATGGGGCAGCTGATCGTGGACAATCTCACGGCGTGGTTCGCCGGCAAGGGGCCGCTCACGCCGGTGCCCGAGACGCCCTGGAGCGGGCAGCCGTGA
- a CDS encoding AprI/Inh family metalloprotease inhibitor produces MRRVLAALLLATGAARAQETPPPPELFVASLPETASGVPGTWDLSRDGSTRRCVMTLTGESGEAGRRLFFPAGCRKALPIMNGIAGWLFTDGTMRLVDRNLRPVLMFARRPDQRSLLAKAETGEAYSLVPLQIQAMRPPEPAASGPAAEAGAAPPTSTAEPTASEPGPAPGVYALDRYQDQDVCRLSLAPRDGAAAPVHVLDGCRDNGLAIFDPVTWRYASGRLTLVAKRGHVVNLVPMGDGRWRRDPETGTTFLLRKIEGP; encoded by the coding sequence GTGAGGCGCGTCCTCGCCGCCCTGCTCCTCGCGACCGGCGCCGCGCGGGCCCAGGAGACGCCGCCGCCCCCGGAGCTGTTCGTGGCGAGCCTCCCCGAGACGGCCAGCGGCGTGCCGGGCACCTGGGACCTCTCCCGCGACGGCAGCACGCGCCGCTGCGTGATGACGCTGACCGGCGAGAGCGGCGAGGCGGGCCGCCGCCTGTTCTTCCCCGCCGGCTGCCGCAAGGCGCTGCCGATCATGAACGGCATCGCCGGCTGGCTCTTCACGGACGGCACGATGCGTCTCGTCGACCGCAACCTGCGGCCCGTCCTGATGTTCGCCCGGCGGCCCGACCAGAGAAGCCTCCTCGCAAAGGCCGAGACCGGCGAGGCCTACAGCCTCGTGCCGCTGCAGATCCAGGCGATGCGCCCGCCGGAGCCCGCCGCTTCCGGCCCGGCCGCGGAGGCCGGAGCGGCACCGCCGACCAGTACTGCCGAACCGACAGCGTCGGAGCCGGGACCGGCCCCGGGCGTCTATGCCCTCGACCGCTATCAGGACCAGGATGTGTGCCGCCTCTCCCTCGCGCCGCGAGACGGCGCGGCGGCGCCGGTGCACGTCCTCGACGGCTGCCGCGACAACGGTCTCGCGATCTTCGACCCGGTGACGTGGCGCTACGCCTCGGGCCGCCTCACCTTGGTGGCCAAGCGCGGCCACGTCGTGAATCTGGTGCCCATGGGCGACGGCCGGTGGCGCCGCGACCCCGAGACCGGCACGACCTTCCTGTTGCGGAAGATCGAGGGCCCCTGA
- a CDS encoding cytochrome b, giving the protein MADTARPARLRYTATQQALHWITAALVLAVLPLAWIAESLARDAPAKGTMFVLHKSVGLTILAIVIARIVWRMIHPAPPHPATPAALTILGRLNHGLLYAIFLVMPVSGYLLSALAGRDTPYFWLFTVPGLAKDEALQPIFKQVHLVGQWAVYALVVLHVLATAWHVAIRRDGLHERMLPAQKPQA; this is encoded by the coding sequence ATGGCCGACACCGCGCGACCGGCGCGCCTGCGCTACACCGCGACGCAGCAGGCGCTGCACTGGATCACCGCCGCCCTGGTGCTCGCCGTGCTGCCGCTGGCCTGGATTGCCGAGAGCCTCGCCCGCGACGCACCGGCCAAGGGCACGATGTTCGTGCTGCACAAGTCGGTGGGGCTGACGATCCTCGCCATCGTGATCGCCCGGATCGTCTGGCGGATGATCCACCCGGCGCCCCCGCATCCCGCCACGCCGGCGGCCCTGACCATTCTCGGGCGGCTCAACCACGGGCTGCTCTACGCGATCTTCCTAGTGATGCCCGTGAGCGGCTACCTGCTGAGCGCGCTCGCGGGCCGGGACACGCCGTATTTCTGGCTCTTCACCGTTCCGGGCCTCGCCAAGGACGAGGCGCTGCAGCCGATCTTTAAGCAGGTCCACCTCGTCGGGCAGTGGGCGGTCTACGCCCTCGTCGTGCTCCACGTGCTGGCGACCGCTTGGCATGTCGCCATCCGCCGCGACGGCCTGCACGAGCGCATGCTGCCGGCTCAGAAGCCGCAGGCATAA
- a CDS encoding TetR/AcrR family transcriptional regulator — protein sequence MEKSGSPKGRSAKAAAAKAGGPEAPKLPPREAAVEALMRLAAEQPWNDIELGDIAREANLSLAEMRDLFPSKGAVLGGLSRLIDRTVLEGDTSDLADEPARERLFDVLMRRLDAMAPYKSALRRISYALRGDPLAMIALNGVALNSHRYMLAAAGIDTEGPLGRLKLQGTVIAFSRVVETWLDDDDPSLARTMARLDREIRNGERVMERAEDLRRLSAPLRALGRSFLERRPRRNERDTRNEDDGNPLGGDPAAAI from the coding sequence ATGGAGAAGTCCGGAAGCCCGAAGGGCAGGAGCGCGAAGGCGGCTGCGGCGAAGGCCGGCGGACCGGAGGCACCGAAACTGCCGCCGCGCGAGGCCGCCGTCGAGGCCCTGATGCGGCTGGCCGCGGAACAGCCCTGGAACGACATCGAGCTCGGCGACATCGCCCGGGAGGCCAATCTGAGCCTTGCCGAGATGCGCGACCTCTTCCCCTCGAAGGGGGCCGTCCTCGGCGGTCTCTCCCGCCTGATCGATCGGACGGTGTTGGAGGGCGACACGTCCGACCTCGCGGACGAGCCGGCCCGCGAGCGCCTGTTCGACGTGCTGATGCGCCGGCTCGACGCCATGGCGCCCTACAAGTCGGCCCTGCGGCGGATCTCGTACGCGCTTCGCGGCGACCCGCTCGCGATGATCGCCCTCAACGGCGTCGCCCTCAACTCGCACCGCTACATGCTGGCCGCTGCCGGCATCGATACGGAGGGTCCGCTCGGGCGCCTGAAGCTGCAGGGCACGGTGATCGCCTTCTCCCGCGTGGTCGAGACCTGGCTCGACGACGACGACCCGTCGCTCGCCCGCACGATGGCCCGCCTTGACCGCGAGATCCGCAACGGCGAGCGCGTGATGGAGCGCGCCGAGGATCTGCGCCGGCTCTCGGCGCCCCTGCGGGCGCTCGGCCGCTCGTTCCTCGAGCGCCGCCCGCGCCGCAACGAGCGCGATACGCGCAACGAGGATGACGGCAACCCGCTCGGAGGCGATCCGGCGGCAGCGATCTGA
- the proC gene encoding pyrroline-5-carboxylate reductase, protein MSETPNLPASLTLVGAGKMGGAMLAGWLAGGLDPRRTAIVEAAPSPEIVELCAARGLALNPAAPPVSEAVVLAIKPQGLAATAPDLGPLIGPDTLVVSILAGKTIADLKARLPGARAVVRAMPNLPASIGRGATGAAASPEVTPRQRDRADALLRAAGLVEWLDDEALIDAVTAVSGSGPAYVFLLAEALAEAGVSAGLPAEIAARLARATVAGAGALLDAEATEAAQLRRNVTSPGGTTAAALDVLMRADGMPALLREAVAAAKRRAGELAG, encoded by the coding sequence ATGTCCGAGACGCCGAACCTGCCCGCATCGCTGACCCTCGTCGGCGCCGGCAAGATGGGGGGCGCCATGCTCGCCGGCTGGCTGGCGGGCGGCCTCGACCCGCGGCGCACCGCGATCGTGGAGGCCGCACCCTCGCCCGAGATCGTTGAACTCTGCGCCGCCCGCGGCCTCGCGCTCAACCCGGCCGCGCCGCCTGTTTCCGAGGCCGTCGTGCTCGCGATCAAGCCGCAGGGCCTTGCCGCGACCGCGCCGGACCTCGGCCCCCTGATCGGTCCCGATACGCTCGTCGTCTCGATCCTCGCCGGAAAGACCATCGCCGACCTGAAGGCGCGGCTGCCGGGCGCGCGCGCCGTGGTGCGCGCCATGCCGAACCTGCCCGCCAGCATCGGGCGGGGGGCGACGGGAGCGGCGGCGAGCCCGGAGGTGACGCCGCGGCAGCGCGACCGCGCGGACGCCCTCTTGCGGGCGGCCGGTCTTGTCGAGTGGCTCGACGACGAGGCGCTCATCGACGCGGTGACGGCGGTGTCCGGATCGGGGCCGGCCTACGTCTTCCTGCTGGCCGAGGCGCTGGCCGAGGCCGGCGTCAGTGCCGGTCTGCCCGCGGAGATCGCGGCCCGCCTGGCGCGCGCGACCGTGGCCGGCGCGGGCGCACTGCTCGACGCGGAGGCGACCGAGGCCGCGCAGCTGAGGCGCAACGTGACCTCTCCCGGCGGCACCACGGCGGCGGCCCTCGACGTGCTGATGCGGGCCGACGGGATGCCGGCCCTCCTGCGGGAGGCGGTCGCCGCCGCCAAGCGCCGGGCGGGCGAGCTCGCCGGCTGA
- a CDS encoding YbjN domain-containing protein, with product MTQLHVDTEDHDRLEHPLDVVERLASLRDWIFDRAETDEMSVSVAGRWTDYHVAFTWIEDMEALHVACAFDLKVPERRRQEVLKLVSLVNEQLWIGHFDLWSTDNVVMFRHALLLAGGVAPTHPQCGMMLKSAVEACERYFQAFQFVLWAGKPAREALDAVLFETEGEA from the coding sequence ATGACCCAGCTCCACGTCGACACCGAAGATCACGACCGGCTCGAGCATCCGCTCGACGTGGTGGAGCGGCTCGCCTCCCTGCGCGACTGGATCTTCGACCGGGCCGAGACGGACGAGATGTCGGTCTCGGTGGCGGGCCGCTGGACGGATTACCACGTGGCCTTCACCTGGATCGAGGACATGGAGGCCCTGCACGTCGCCTGCGCCTTCGATCTCAAGGTGCCCGAGCGGCGCCGTCAGGAAGTTCTCAAGCTGGTCTCCCTCGTCAACGAGCAGCTCTGGATCGGCCATTTCGACCTGTGGTCGACGGACAACGTGGTGATGTTCCGCCACGCCCTGCTGCTGGCCGGCGGCGTCGCGCCGACCCATCCGCAATGCGGCATGATGCTGAAATCGGCCGTCGAAGCCTGCGAGCGCTATTTCCAGGCCTTCCAGTTCGTGCTTTGGGCCGGCAAGCCGGCGCGGGAAGCCCTCGACGCCGTGCTCTTCGAGACCGAGGGCGAAGCGTAG
- a CDS encoding accessory factor UbiK family protein: MQTSNRLFDDFARLMTDAAGAAQGVRREAEGVVKAQFERLIRDMDIASREEVDVLRDLVTTLRAQNDGLAARVAALEAKLGPDATAGTTESV, translated from the coding sequence ATGCAGACCTCCAACCGCCTGTTCGACGATTTCGCCCGCCTGATGACCGATGCGGCCGGCGCCGCGCAGGGCGTGCGCCGGGAGGCGGAGGGCGTCGTGAAGGCGCAGTTCGAGCGCCTGATCCGGGACATGGACATCGCCTCGCGGGAGGAGGTCGACGTGTTGCGCGACCTCGTCACGACGCTTCGCGCCCAGAACGACGGACTCGCCGCGCGGGTGGCCGCGCTCGAGGCCAAGCTCGGGCCGGACGCGACGGCCGGCACCACCGAGTCAGTCTGA
- a CDS encoding response regulator, with amino-acid sequence MTTTPTPHILLVEDDREISSLVARYLRANECRVSLAGDGREMDRVLSDARVDLIVLDLMLPGEDGLSLCKRLRRSSSIPILMLTAKSEEIDRIIGLELGADDYLAKPFNPRELLARIRAILRRGAATETAGDDGARRLHFAGWTLDISLRQVLSPEGARIAVTGAEFDLLHALCLRPGRVLSRDQLLDLTQGRAAGPFERSIDVLISRIRQKIEQDSRNPEIIRTIRSGGYLFTPEVTRS; translated from the coding sequence ATGACGACGACGCCCACGCCCCACATTCTCCTCGTCGAGGACGACCGGGAGATCAGTTCCCTCGTCGCCCGCTACCTGCGCGCCAACGAGTGCCGCGTCAGCCTCGCCGGGGACGGCCGCGAGATGGATCGCGTCCTCTCGGACGCGCGGGTCGATCTCATCGTCCTCGACCTGATGCTGCCCGGCGAGGACGGCCTGAGCCTCTGCAAGCGGCTGCGGCGCTCCTCGTCGATCCCGATTCTGATGCTGACGGCAAAGTCGGAGGAGATCGACCGGATCATCGGCCTGGAACTCGGCGCCGACGATTATCTCGCCAAGCCCTTCAACCCGCGGGAGCTGCTCGCGCGCATCCGCGCCATCCTGCGCCGGGGCGCCGCGACCGAGACGGCGGGCGACGACGGCGCGCGCCGCCTCCATTTCGCCGGCTGGACGCTCGACATCTCGCTCCGGCAGGTGCTGAGCCCGGAGGGCGCGCGCATCGCCGTCACGGGGGCGGAGTTCGACCTCCTGCACGCCCTCTGCCTGAGGCCGGGCCGGGTCCTCTCCCGCGACCAGCTCCTCGACCTGACGCAGGGGCGCGCCGCCGGCCCGTTCGAGCGCAGCATCGACGTGCTCATCAGCCGGATCCGCCAGAAGATCGAGCAGGATTCGCGCAATCCCGAGATTATCCGTACCATCCGCTCCGGGGGCTACCTGTTCACCCCGGAGGTGACCCGGTCATGA
- a CDS encoding ATP-binding protein codes for MTAPALLTRLMARLRPRSVAGQIALLVVAAIAVAHVVATLAFVLLREPWRPDDHPGVAANRLATVARLLEAAEPAEREALLRNAARSLPNLRIAPWDGRVPTEGADDLDDHPIVGRLRDGFGRPLAVVDLAPKDAKRDALRLGLVTPSGAVLQASLPDEPLRSPRQGAIIFTVVFLGLTLALLCVWAARALTAPLARLAGAAEAFGARNDIVSLPRRGPEEVLAVSRALERMRERVRRLLDDRTQMLAAISHDLRTPITRLRLRAEFIEDEHARTMTLRDLDQMNGLVEAALSYVRDGQGGETGQMVLVDLASVVQTVCDGFSDIGADVRVEHARHLLVRGRPDELQRALTNLVENAVKYGGAAVLRMDSGPRGAAVDVCDAGPGIPEAEREAMLQPFVRGDRARNLNEASGFGLGLSIVLAIAEAHRGRLSLTNRPEGGLCARFELPATTQNAPAAPAPPAAPPLAAE; via the coding sequence ATGACCGCACCGGCCCTGCTGACGCGGCTGATGGCACGCCTGCGCCCCCGCAGCGTCGCGGGGCAGATCGCGCTCCTCGTCGTCGCCGCGATCGCGGTGGCGCATGTCGTGGCGACGCTGGCCTTCGTGCTCCTGCGGGAACCCTGGCGGCCGGACGACCATCCGGGCGTCGCGGCCAACCGCCTCGCCACCGTCGCCCGCCTGCTCGAAGCCGCCGAGCCGGCCGAGCGCGAGGCGCTGCTGCGCAACGCCGCCCGCTCCCTCCCGAACCTGCGGATCGCCCCCTGGGACGGCCGCGTCCCGACCGAGGGCGCGGACGATCTCGACGACCATCCGATCGTCGGGCGCCTGCGCGACGGGTTCGGACGCCCCCTCGCCGTCGTCGATCTGGCGCCGAAGGACGCCAAGCGCGACGCCCTGCGGCTCGGTCTCGTCACCCCGTCCGGGGCGGTCCTCCAGGCGAGCCTGCCGGACGAGCCGCTGCGCTCGCCGCGGCAGGGGGCCATCATCTTCACCGTGGTCTTCCTCGGCCTGACCCTCGCGCTCCTCTGCGTCTGGGCGGCGCGGGCGCTGACGGCGCCGCTCGCGCGGCTCGCCGGCGCGGCCGAGGCCTTCGGGGCGCGCAACGACATCGTCTCCCTGCCCCGGCGGGGCCCGGAGGAGGTGCTGGCGGTCTCCCGTGCCCTGGAGCGGATGCGGGAGCGGGTGCGCCGGCTCCTCGACGACCGCACCCAGATGCTCGCCGCCATCAGCCACGACCTGCGCACGCCGATCACCCGCCTGCGGCTGCGGGCGGAGTTCATCGAGGACGAGCACGCCCGCACGATGACGCTGCGCGACCTCGACCAGATGAACGGCCTCGTCGAGGCGGCCCTCTCCTACGTCCGCGACGGCCAGGGCGGCGAGACGGGCCAGATGGTGCTCGTCGATCTCGCCTCCGTGGTGCAGACGGTCTGCGACGGGTTCAGCGACATCGGGGCCGACGTCCGGGTCGAGCACGCCCGGCACCTGCTGGTGCGCGGCCGGCCGGACGAATTGCAGCGGGCGCTGACGAACCTCGTCGAGAACGCGGTGAAGTACGGCGGCGCGGCCGTGCTGCGGATGGACAGCGGCCCCCGCGGCGCAGCGGTCGATGTCTGCGACGCGGGTCCCGGAATCCCGGAGGCGGAGCGCGAGGCGATGCTGCAGCCCTTCGTGCGGGGCGACCGGGCGCGGAACCTCAACGAGGCGAGCGGCTTCGGCCTCGGCCTCTCCATCGTCCTCGCCATCGCCGAAGCGCATCGGGGCCGGCTGAGCCTCACGAACCGACCCGAAGGCGGCCTCTGCGCCCGCTTCGAGCTGCCCGCCACCACCCAGAATGCGCCGGCCGCGCCCGCGCCCCCCGCCGCGCCGCCCCTCGCGGCGGAGTGA